In the Devosia sp. SL43 genome, one interval contains:
- a CDS encoding quinone-dependent dihydroorotate dehydrogenase, whose translation MILSALSPLLRIPALSDITQQTLLKMDAETAHGATITALRLGLAPEQSHPDGAELHTTLCGLDLKNPVGMAAGFDKNAEVARPLALMGFGMVEIGTVTPRPQVGNPKPRLFRVPAADGVINRMGFNNEGHEAAFARLKGQRVPAALGVNIGANKDSDDFVADYVLGVKRFADLADYLTANISSPNTPGLRNLQADEALRRLLGEILAARAKAKTRVPVFLKIAPDLDEKALDGIAKVVLATDLDGLIVSNTTITRDAVAGMENATETGGLSGKPLFDLSTQKLAQVRQRVGHLPIIGVGGIHSPQSAVAKIEAGANAIQLYSAMVFGGLDMLDRLKRGLAAAVRAEGKTNIAQLVGTKTDDWAKGRATV comes from the coding sequence ATGATCCTGTCTGCGCTCTCGCCATTGCTGCGGATCCCGGCTTTGTCCGACATTACCCAGCAGACTCTGCTCAAGATGGATGCCGAAACGGCGCATGGCGCCACCATCACCGCATTACGCCTGGGGCTGGCACCGGAGCAGAGCCATCCTGACGGGGCAGAACTCCACACCACGCTGTGCGGGCTCGATCTCAAGAACCCGGTCGGCATGGCGGCCGGCTTCGACAAGAATGCCGAAGTGGCGCGGCCACTGGCGCTGATGGGCTTCGGCATGGTCGAAATCGGCACGGTGACCCCGCGGCCGCAGGTCGGCAATCCCAAGCCACGGCTGTTCCGTGTCCCCGCCGCCGATGGCGTCATCAATCGCATGGGTTTCAACAACGAGGGCCACGAGGCGGCCTTTGCGCGGCTCAAGGGCCAGCGCGTGCCGGCAGCGCTCGGGGTCAATATCGGCGCCAACAAGGACAGCGATGATTTCGTCGCCGACTATGTGCTGGGGGTGAAACGCTTCGCCGACCTGGCCGATTATCTCACCGCCAATATTTCCTCACCCAACACGCCCGGCCTGCGAAACCTGCAGGCCGACGAGGCCCTGCGCCGTCTTCTCGGCGAGATTCTCGCTGCGCGCGCCAAGGCAAAAACTCGTGTGCCGGTCTTCCTCAAGATCGCGCCCGATCTCGACGAGAAGGCGCTCGACGGCATCGCCAAAGTGGTGCTCGCCACCGACCTGGATGGACTGATCGTCTCCAACACGACGATTACCCGCGATGCTGTTGCGGGCATGGAAAACGCCACTGAAACTGGCGGCCTCTCCGGCAAGCCGCTGTTCGATCTTTCGACGCAAAAGCTGGCGCAGGTCCGTCAGCGAGTCGGCCATCTACCGATCATCGGTGTGGGCGGCATCCACTCGCCGCAATCGGCCGTAGCCAAGATCGAGGCCGGCGCCAATGCCATCCAGCTCTATTCGGCCATGGTGTTCGGGGGGCTTGACATGCTCGACCGCCTCAAGCGCGGACTCGCGGCAGCGGTACGGGCCGAGGGAAAAACCAACATTGCGCAATTGGTGGGGACGAAGACGGACGATTGGGCAAAGGGCAGGGCGACGGTCTAG
- a CDS encoding response regulator, with translation MTRRRIIIVDDHPLFRAALRQTLAGGDATVSVEEAGDLAGLSAALDADRDCDLVLLDLNMPGVRGFSGLLLLRAQYPDIPVMIISAVEDSTVVRRAFELGAAGYLHKSVGPTEIRRAIETVLSGEVFVPEGTTLGGDDAHTALMRRLSTLTPQQVRVLMMLSDGLMNKQIAYELTISEATVKAHVSAILQKLDVDSRTQAVIAAARIEDGQFEALFSIGSEKA, from the coding sequence ATGACCCGCCGCCGCATTATCATCGTCGATGACCATCCCCTGTTCCGGGCGGCCCTGCGGCAGACGCTGGCTGGCGGCGATGCCACGGTGTCCGTCGAAGAAGCCGGCGACCTGGCGGGACTGAGCGCAGCGCTCGACGCCGACCGTGATTGCGATCTCGTCCTGCTCGACCTCAACATGCCCGGCGTGCGCGGCTTCTCCGGGCTGCTGCTGCTGCGCGCGCAGTATCCTGATATTCCAGTGATGATCATCTCGGCAGTGGAGGATAGCACAGTGGTGCGGCGCGCCTTCGAGCTGGGGGCCGCTGGCTATCTTCACAAATCGGTGGGGCCGACCGAGATCCGCCGTGCCATCGAGACGGTTTTGTCAGGCGAAGTCTTCGTGCCTGAGGGGACGACGCTGGGCGGCGATGATGCGCATACGGCGCTGATGCGCCGGCTGTCGACGCTGACGCCGCAACAGGTGCGCGTGCTGATGATGCTCAGCGATGGGTTGATGAACAAGCAGATCGCCTATGAGCTGACCATCTCGGAAGCGACCGTGAAGGCGCACGTCTCGGCGATCCTGCAGAAACTCGATGTCGACAGCCGAACGCAGGCGGTGATTGCTGCGGCTCGGATCGAGGATGGCCAGTTCGAAGCACTGTTTTCGATTGGGTCGGAGAAGGCTTGA
- a CDS encoding peptidoglycan-binding protein, protein MARAYSIQDMSDPASEPQPGEWQALRGELVALLDQVEGRYARVEQPEPALSGLAQRVRNLRDQVVGPEPSVRRREALRTVKRAVDRFSERDELGHAEEPDALTSAIAEIRGRQMSGTSAAALGRRVGDIPEFRELNSLVGGLSGRLERLEGELKAQRNNNGSVREVASQVEQLTHVVELLAGAVGETGQVKRLESQIAALGALIEEGPKVDLSAINKRLDDVSGTVGKLAELQAQQMEREIAREDRKAAEPKVEGAGTLMPAMHAIEKSVRNVYDRIDSIEKNVALSSGDFERLTSEMASFTQAMKDREAAPSKLVAKVDALAARIGDFETSNGDVVGLKQDISGLRDAVLAGMEPRFTRMESQIEALSERMSAPVAAADTSEVENQLKLLMQRMDETGAQLNGLAKLYSTPSDTTDMEAMATLVAERTSDAVTRKAPAPVAMFGPDSLKSIEDRLTGLIKTAGKTPDYEALAAMVAEKTSEAVARSTPSVASSGISEESLTALEERMSALLNVSGKDTAERLARLEAALSARSERPAQVSAPISAPMQPARQAPPAAAPEEAPVESRGERLEAMLAALGSGPSREDAMPANPADDAPLLDPGFKDAGPVRTALDAKAALRPPVAAEPVVAARPHFDPASVERPPQPQSSFARTDLDPFAPVVPTAAPSVDAPVATNSTSTFVAAARRAQRARSEAPAPAASSNSAIGRALSRFMPDKSAKPAEAAAVEPVVAPPKAEKPAKPVKEKKVKAAAAEAPSMATSAAAIDAAADKPSFLTRYRRPLLLAATLVAVSMLALNLVMQRMAPARAPQPAPAVEAPAETPSAEPTASQDVSLVKPEPRIIDMVDNIATASIPATGFARNAVATTAMPPSIMANSGNGPQITPADVADDAPLETASIASADGAQPQTFELPVEGVGPIELRQAAADGDARAQFEIAAIFTEGRAVEQNYPEAAIWYERSAAQGFVPAQYRLGNLYETGTGVEKDLEVAKLWYQRGAEAGNRMAMHNLAALYAGGQLGEQQFETAAEWFTKAANLGMTDSQFNLGMLYARGLGVSQDFEQSYKWFSLAAQRGDADAGKARDDIAKSLTADAVSRVNEEVTTWVAQPIDLASNFAPIGTWSASFQPGEAITTSDVVTKVQQALARLGFDVGTPDGVAGPKTAEAVKAFERGTGMNEIGTINPRLLAVLGSQPV, encoded by the coding sequence ATGGCCCGCGCCTACTCAATCCAGGATATGTCCGACCCGGCTAGCGAACCGCAGCCAGGCGAGTGGCAGGCCCTGCGTGGCGAACTCGTCGCCCTGCTCGACCAGGTCGAAGGGCGCTACGCCCGCGTCGAACAACCCGAGCCAGCTCTGTCCGGTCTCGCCCAGCGTGTCCGCAATCTGCGCGACCAGGTCGTCGGTCCGGAGCCGTCCGTCCGTCGCCGCGAGGCTTTGCGCACCGTCAAGCGTGCCGTCGATCGCTTCAGCGAGCGCGACGAGCTGGGCCATGCCGAAGAGCCCGATGCCCTGACCAGCGCCATCGCCGAAATCCGCGGCCGGCAGATGTCGGGCACATCAGCCGCAGCGCTTGGCCGTCGCGTCGGCGACATCCCCGAATTCCGCGAGCTCAATTCGCTGGTCGGCGGCCTGTCCGGTCGTCTCGAACGCCTCGAAGGCGAGCTCAAGGCGCAGCGCAACAACAATGGCAGCGTGCGCGAAGTCGCCAGCCAGGTCGAACAGTTGACCCACGTGGTCGAGCTTCTGGCCGGCGCAGTCGGCGAGACGGGCCAGGTCAAGCGCCTCGAATCCCAGATCGCCGCGCTTGGCGCGCTGATCGAGGAGGGCCCCAAGGTCGACCTCTCCGCAATCAATAAGCGCCTTGATGATGTCTCGGGCACAGTCGGCAAGCTTGCCGAACTTCAGGCCCAGCAGATGGAACGCGAGATCGCGCGCGAAGACCGCAAGGCGGCCGAGCCGAAGGTCGAGGGCGCCGGCACCCTGATGCCGGCCATGCATGCCATCGAAAAGAGCGTGCGCAACGTCTATGACCGCATCGACTCCATCGAAAAGAACGTTGCGCTCTCCTCTGGCGATTTCGAACGCCTGACCTCCGAAATGGCCTCTTTCACGCAGGCCATGAAAGACCGCGAGGCTGCCCCGAGCAAGCTGGTCGCCAAGGTCGACGCTTTGGCCGCCCGCATCGGCGATTTCGAGACATCCAATGGCGATGTCGTTGGCCTCAAGCAGGATATCTCCGGCTTGCGCGATGCCGTGCTGGCCGGCATGGAGCCCCGCTTCACCCGCATGGAAAGCCAGATCGAGGCCCTGTCCGAGCGCATGTCGGCCCCTGTGGCCGCCGCCGATACATCCGAAGTCGAAAATCAGCTCAAGCTGCTGATGCAGCGCATGGACGAGACCGGCGCCCAGCTCAATGGCCTGGCCAAGCTCTATTCTACTCCGAGCGACACCACCGACATGGAAGCCATGGCGACCCTGGTCGCTGAGCGCACCAGCGATGCCGTGACCCGCAAGGCACCGGCTCCAGTTGCCATGTTTGGCCCAGATAGCCTCAAGAGCATTGAGGACCGTCTCACCGGCCTGATCAAGACCGCCGGCAAGACGCCTGACTATGAGGCGCTTGCCGCCATGGTCGCCGAAAAGACCTCCGAGGCCGTCGCCAGGTCGACGCCATCAGTTGCCTCCAGCGGCATCAGCGAAGAAAGCCTCACTGCGCTCGAAGAGCGCATGAGTGCACTGCTCAATGTTTCGGGTAAGGACACGGCGGAACGCCTGGCCAGGCTCGAAGCGGCGCTGAGCGCCCGGTCCGAGCGTCCAGCTCAGGTCAGTGCGCCAATCAGTGCGCCCATGCAGCCAGCGCGCCAGGCGCCTCCGGCCGCTGCGCCCGAAGAAGCGCCTGTCGAAAGCCGCGGCGAGCGCCTCGAAGCCATGTTGGCCGCCCTCGGCAGCGGCCCGTCGCGCGAGGACGCCATGCCGGCCAATCCGGCCGATGACGCGCCGCTGCTCGATCCAGGCTTCAAGGATGCAGGTCCCGTGCGGACCGCCCTCGATGCCAAGGCCGCCTTGCGTCCGCCTGTCGCAGCCGAACCGGTCGTGGCTGCGCGGCCGCACTTCGATCCGGCCAGCGTCGAACGTCCGCCGCAGCCGCAATCGAGCTTTGCCAGGACCGATCTCGATCCCTTCGCGCCCGTGGTTCCTACTGCGGCGCCATCGGTCGACGCGCCCGTCGCCACCAACAGCACCAGCACCTTTGTGGCGGCTGCCCGCCGGGCCCAGCGCGCCCGCAGCGAAGCGCCCGCGCCGGCTGCGTCGAGCAACTCGGCGATCGGCCGCGCGCTATCGCGGTTTATGCCCGACAAGTCGGCCAAGCCAGCCGAAGCGGCTGCGGTCGAGCCCGTCGTCGCCCCGCCCAAGGCTGAAAAGCCGGCCAAGCCGGTCAAAGAGAAGAAGGTCAAGGCTGCTGCCGCCGAAGCACCGTCCATGGCAACCTCCGCGGCTGCCATCGACGCAGCCGCCGACAAGCCAAGCTTCCTGACACGCTATCGCCGCCCGTTGCTGCTGGCCGCGACGCTGGTCGCCGTTTCCATGCTGGCGCTCAACCTAGTGATGCAGCGCATGGCCCCGGCTCGTGCCCCGCAACCCGCTCCTGCCGTCGAAGCTCCGGCAGAGACACCATCTGCCGAGCCCACCGCATCGCAGGACGTCTCACTGGTCAAGCCGGAGCCGCGCATCATCGACATGGTCGACAATATTGCGACCGCCTCCATCCCGGCCACCGGCTTTGCGCGCAACGCAGTCGCCACGACGGCGATGCCGCCGTCGATCATGGCCAATTCGGGCAACGGTCCGCAGATCACGCCAGCCGATGTCGCCGACGATGCGCCGTTGGAGACAGCGAGCATTGCTTCCGCAGACGGGGCACAGCCGCAGACTTTCGAGCTGCCGGTTGAAGGCGTTGGCCCGATCGAGCTGCGCCAGGCGGCCGCCGATGGCGATGCCAGGGCCCAGTTCGAAATCGCTGCCATCTTCACCGAAGGCCGTGCCGTCGAGCAGAATTATCCGGAAGCCGCCATCTGGTACGAGCGTTCTGCCGCACAGGGCTTCGTGCCGGCGCAATACCGCCTTGGCAATCTCTACGAGACCGGCACCGGTGTCGAAAAGGACCTCGAGGTCGCCAAGCTCTGGTACCAGCGCGGTGCCGAAGCCGGCAACCGCATGGCCATGCACAACCTGGCTGCCCTCTATGCCGGTGGCCAGCTGGGCGAACAGCAGTTCGAGACGGCTGCCGAGTGGTTCACCAAGGCCGCCAATCTTGGCATGACCGACAGTCAGTTCAACCTCGGTATGCTCTATGCTCGCGGCCTCGGCGTCAGCCAGGATTTCGAGCAGTCCTACAAGTGGTTCTCGCTGGCTGCCCAGCGCGGCGATGCCGATGCCGGCAAGGCTCGCGACGATATCGCCAAGTCGCTCACTGCCGATGCGGTCAGCCGCGTCAACGAAGAGGTGACGACGTGGGTGGCACAGCCGATCGATCTGGCCTCCAACTTCGCGCCAATCGGCACCTGGTCGGCCAGTTTCCAACCAGGCGAGGCTATCACCACGTCTGACGTCGTCACCAAGGTGCAGCAGGCTCTGGCGCGACTGGGCTTCGATGTCGGCACGCCTGATGGCGTGGCGGGTCCCAAGACGGCCGAGGCCGTCAAGGCCTTCGAGCGCGGCACCGGCATGAACGAAATCGGTACAATCAACCCGCGGCTGCTTGCGGTATTGGGCAGCCAGCCCGTCTGA
- a CDS encoding sulfite exporter TauE/SafE family protein, with protein MQIYLPIAELSVNLFFLVGIGGAVGFLSGLFGVGGGFLLTPLLIFSGVPAPVAVASVTGQVVAASTSGALAHYRRGAIDLHLALYLVLSGVLGAFGGVATFALLRDAGQLDLVISLGFLVLLGSVGTLMLVESTRAILKSRRGIVVRERLPNQHSWIHGLPWRVRFKKSRLYISVLPVLIIGLFIGFVGSLLGIGGGFIMVPALVYLLRVPGSVVIGTSLAQVVAMMAATTILHAVQSQSVDILLAFCLMVGGTAGAQFGASAGKYLRGEQLRGLLALLVLAVAIRFGLSLIITPSDVFSMAVVGTTTQ; from the coding sequence TTGCAGATCTATCTGCCGATCGCCGAGCTTTCCGTGAACCTCTTCTTTCTCGTGGGGATCGGAGGGGCGGTCGGCTTTCTGTCGGGCCTGTTCGGCGTCGGCGGCGGATTCCTGCTGACACCCCTGCTGATTTTCTCCGGCGTGCCTGCCCCGGTCGCCGTTGCCTCGGTCACCGGCCAGGTCGTCGCGGCCTCAACATCCGGCGCCCTGGCGCATTATCGACGCGGCGCGATTGACCTGCATCTGGCGCTCTATCTGGTGCTGTCAGGCGTATTAGGCGCTTTCGGCGGTGTGGCGACCTTCGCCCTGCTGCGCGATGCCGGTCAGCTCGACCTGGTGATTTCGCTCGGCTTCCTGGTGTTGCTCGGGTCGGTAGGCACACTGATGCTGGTCGAATCCACCCGCGCCATTCTCAAGTCGCGCAGAGGCATCGTCGTGCGCGAGCGCCTGCCCAACCAGCATAGCTGGATCCATGGCCTGCCCTGGCGGGTGCGTTTCAAGAAATCGCGCCTCTATATCAGCGTGCTCCCCGTGCTGATCATTGGCCTCTTCATCGGTTTCGTTGGCTCGCTGCTCGGCATCGGCGGCGGCTTCATCATGGTGCCGGCTTTGGTTTATCTGCTGCGCGTACCAGGCAGCGTCGTCATCGGCACCTCGCTGGCCCAGGTTGTAGCGATGATGGCAGCGACCACGATCCTGCATGCCGTACAAAGCCAGAGTGTCGATATCCTCCTCGCCTTCTGCCTGATGGTCGGCGGCACGGCCGGCGCCCAGTTCGGCGCTTCAGCCGGCAAATACCTGCGCGGCGAACAGCTGCGCGGATTGCTCGCGCTACTGGTGCTCGCCGTTGCCATCCGCTTTGGCCTGTCTTTAATCATCACGCCATCCGATGTCTTCAGCATGGCCGTTGTCGGGACAACCACGCAATGA
- a CDS encoding TIGR02186 family protein: MTRLIAALLIVLSLVAPAGAERLVSQLSNDTVEITSSFDGERMTFFGTIAPDAGSDEKFVEGPFHVVVVVLGPTQDRVARQMTHNFGIWLNTDQVKFDNFPSYFHVLSSGRLTDITDVTTLTTNYILPEAHTLVGNGDDWWKAAVFGRQLVRLMSEQGLFGIQENGVNFLSDNFYSARLTLPSNAPPGPYLALTYVFKDGAIIARKSEGFAVRKIGFERFIALSAVQTPLAYGIICVILALFTGWLGGVIFKR; encoded by the coding sequence ATGACCCGCCTCATCGCAGCATTGCTGATCGTCCTGTCGCTGGTGGCGCCGGCCGGGGCCGAACGTCTGGTCTCGCAGCTGTCAAATGACACGGTGGAGATTACCTCCAGCTTCGATGGCGAGCGCATGACCTTTTTCGGCACGATCGCCCCCGATGCCGGCTCCGATGAGAAGTTTGTCGAAGGCCCGTTCCACGTCGTCGTGGTGGTGCTGGGGCCGACGCAGGATCGCGTCGCGCGCCAGATGACCCACAATTTCGGCATCTGGCTCAATACCGACCAGGTCAAGTTCGACAACTTCCCGAGCTATTTCCACGTGTTGTCGAGCGGCCGGCTGACCGATATCACCGACGTCACCACGCTGACCACCAACTACATCCTGCCCGAGGCTCATACGCTGGTCGGCAATGGCGACGACTGGTGGAAAGCCGCTGTCTTCGGCCGCCAACTGGTGCGCCTGATGAGCGAGCAGGGGCTCTTCGGCATACAGGAAAACGGGGTCAATTTCCTGTCCGACAATTTCTACTCGGCCCGCCTGACCCTGCCGAGCAATGCGCCGCCGGGCCCATATCTTGCCCTGACCTACGTGTTCAAGGACGGCGCCATCATCGCGCGCAAATCCGAGGGCTTTGCCGTCCGCAAGATCGGCTTCGAGCGTTTCATTGCGCTTTCCGCCGTGCAGACGCCGCTGGCTTACGGCATCATCTGCGTGATCCTGGCGCTGTTCACCGGCTGGCTGGGCGGCGTGATCTTCAAGCGCTAA
- the pdeM gene encoding ligase-associated DNA damage response endonuclease PdeM gives MRFAGHNFEPLPSGALFWHAQRTLLVADLHLEKMSSFARRGQMLPPYDTGMTLARLEADMRRTGAQRLVALGDSFHRDEGTTTLSDVDRARLDTMTDMAEWLWLSGNHDPRPHALGGQCLPELELDGLLLTHEPRRGTVGLVAGHLHPAAHIYMEGRSTRRPCFVHDNRLMILPAYGSSTGSINILSTPFFGLFHLEALEVTMLGRDRTYPVSPKRLVRG, from the coding sequence TTGCGCTTTGCCGGCCATAATTTCGAACCCCTGCCCTCGGGTGCCCTGTTCTGGCACGCGCAGCGGACGCTGCTGGTGGCTGATCTGCATCTGGAAAAGATGAGCAGCTTCGCCAGGCGCGGACAGATGCTGCCGCCTTACGACACTGGCATGACGCTGGCGCGGCTGGAGGCCGACATGCGGCGGACAGGTGCGCAAAGGCTGGTGGCGCTGGGCGACAGCTTCCACCGCGACGAGGGCACGACGACGTTGAGCGACGTCGACCGCGCCCGCCTGGATACGATGACCGACATGGCCGAGTGGCTTTGGCTGTCTGGCAATCACGATCCGCGGCCCCATGCGCTGGGCGGGCAATGCCTGCCGGAACTGGAGCTGGACGGACTGCTGCTGACGCATGAGCCGCGGCGGGGCACGGTCGGGCTGGTGGCGGGGCATCTGCATCCGGCCGCGCATATCTACATGGAAGGCCGGTCGACACGCCGGCCCTGTTTCGTACACGACAACCGGCTGATGATCCTGCCGGCCTACGGGTCGTCGACGGGGTCGATCAACATCCTGTCGACCCCGTTTTTCGGGCTGTTCCACCTGGAGGCGCTGGAGGTGACCATGCTGGGGCGCGACAGGACCTATCCTGTGAGCCCGAAGCGACTGGTGCGGGGTTAG
- a CDS encoding ligase-associated DNA damage response DEXH box helicase, whose amino-acid sequence MPTVLPPVITEWFAQKGWAPRQHQLDVLASWNAGASALLIAPTGAGKTLAGFLPTLIDLVDGKHEGLHTLYISPLKALAVDVQRNLNAPIFEMGLKIKAETRTGDTPGHKRARQRSNPPQILLTTPEQLCLLIAHPHAELFFGSVKRIVLDELHALVTSKRGELLSLALARIARLAPQLQITALSATVARPDLLRDWIAQPAPGRETHLLIASGGAPPVLEILETEQRLPWAGHSANYAHRDLYEVIKLHKTTLLFVNTRSQAEMLFQGLWAVNDDLLPIALHHGSLSVEQRRKVESAMVSGALKAVVCTSTLDLGIDWGDVDLVVQVGAPKGSSRMLQRIGRANHRLDEPSKAMLVPSNRFEVLECEAALEAVAENHQDSEDPVSGGYDVLAQHILGMACAEPFAANDLFDEIRRAWPYRDIERGQFDRVLEFVATGGYALKAYERYARLKPTEDGKWRVANPQVAQQYRLNIGTIIEEPMVKVRLVRPRGLKKGQSNSPIGAGGRVLGDMEEYFFGTLLPGDTFMFGGEIVAFEGMKDNEAYVSRAQSANPKIPSYMGGKFPLSTYLAERVRKMLDTPESWGVLPDQVSDWLRLQRDLSVMPKRTDLLVETFPRGTQNYLVCYPFEGRLAHQTLGMLLTRRLERARARPLGFVASEYALAIWGLGDLSALIRTDRLSLDDLFSEDMLGDDLEAWLDESALMKRTFRNCAIISGLIERRHPGKEKSGRQITMSSDLIYDVLYQHEPDHILIQATRRDAARGLLDIERLGDMLRRIKGHIVHKPLLQISPLAVPVMLDIGKEPIFGEGRESAMADAADELMREALGQS is encoded by the coding sequence GTGCCGACAGTCCTTCCTCCCGTCATTACCGAGTGGTTCGCGCAAAAGGGATGGGCGCCGCGGCAGCATCAACTTGATGTGCTGGCAAGCTGGAACGCCGGCGCCTCGGCGCTGCTGATCGCGCCGACCGGGGCTGGCAAGACGCTGGCGGGGTTCCTACCGACGCTGATCGACCTTGTCGACGGCAAGCATGAGGGGCTGCACACGCTCTACATCTCGCCGCTCAAGGCACTGGCGGTGGACGTGCAGCGCAATCTCAACGCCCCCATTTTCGAGATGGGCCTCAAGATCAAGGCCGAAACGCGGACCGGCGATACGCCGGGGCACAAGCGGGCGCGGCAGCGCAGCAACCCGCCGCAGATATTGCTGACGACGCCGGAACAACTCTGCCTGCTGATTGCCCATCCGCATGCCGAGCTGTTCTTTGGCTCAGTCAAGCGCATCGTGCTGGACGAGCTGCATGCGCTGGTGACGTCCAAGCGCGGGGAATTGCTGTCGCTGGCCCTGGCGCGGATCGCCAGATTGGCGCCGCAGCTGCAGATCACCGCGCTCAGCGCCACGGTGGCACGGCCGGATCTGCTGCGCGACTGGATCGCCCAGCCGGCGCCGGGACGGGAAACGCATCTGCTGATAGCATCGGGTGGAGCGCCGCCGGTGCTCGAAATTCTCGAGACCGAGCAGCGGCTGCCCTGGGCCGGGCATTCGGCCAACTATGCCCATCGCGACCTCTACGAGGTGATCAAGCTGCACAAGACGACGCTGCTGTTCGTCAATACGCGATCACAGGCCGAAATGCTGTTCCAGGGTCTGTGGGCGGTCAATGACGACCTGCTGCCGATTGCGCTACATCACGGCTCGCTGTCGGTGGAGCAGCGGCGCAAGGTCGAGAGCGCGATGGTATCGGGCGCGCTGAAGGCCGTCGTTTGCACGTCGACATTGGACCTGGGCATCGACTGGGGCGATGTCGATCTCGTGGTACAGGTGGGCGCGCCCAAGGGGTCGTCGCGTATGCTGCAGCGCATCGGCCGCGCCAATCACCGGCTGGATGAACCGTCCAAGGCCATGCTGGTGCCGTCCAATCGCTTCGAAGTGCTCGAATGCGAAGCGGCGCTAGAGGCGGTGGCGGAGAACCACCAGGATAGTGAGGATCCCGTCTCGGGCGGCTATGACGTGCTGGCGCAGCATATCCTGGGCATGGCCTGCGCCGAGCCGTTCGCAGCCAATGATCTGTTCGACGAAATCCGCCGCGCCTGGCCCTATCGCGATATCGAGCGCGGGCAGTTTGACCGGGTGCTGGAATTCGTCGCCACCGGCGGCTATGCGCTCAAGGCCTATGAGCGCTATGCCCGGCTGAAGCCGACCGAGGATGGCAAATGGCGGGTGGCCAATCCGCAGGTGGCGCAGCAATACCGGCTCAATATCGGCACTATCATCGAAGAGCCGATGGTCAAGGTGCGCCTGGTGCGGCCGCGCGGGCTCAAGAAGGGCCAGAGCAACAGTCCTATCGGGGCTGGCGGACGCGTGCTCGGGGACATGGAGGAGTATTTCTTCGGCACGCTGCTGCCGGGCGATACCTTCATGTTCGGGGGCGAGATCGTGGCCTTCGAGGGGATGAAGGACAACGAGGCCTATGTGAGCCGGGCGCAATCGGCCAATCCCAAGATACCCAGCTATATGGGCGGCAAGTTTCCGCTGTCGACCTATCTGGCCGAGCGGGTGCGCAAGATGCTCGATACGCCGGAAAGCTGGGGCGTGCTGCCCGATCAGGTCAGCGACTGGCTGCGGCTACAACGCGATCTCTCAGTCATGCCCAAGCGCACGGACCTGCTGGTCGAGACTTTCCCGCGCGGCACGCAGAATTATCTGGTCTGCTACCCGTTCGAAGGGCGACTGGCGCATCAGACGCTGGGCATGCTGCTGACGCGGCGGCTGGAACGGGCGCGGGCAAGACCGCTGGGATTTGTGGCCTCCGAATATGCCCTGGCCATCTGGGGGCTGGGCGATCTGTCAGCGCTGATCCGCACCGATAGGCTGTCGCTCGATGATCTGTTCTCCGAGGACATGCTGGGCGACGACCTCGAGGCCTGGCTCGACGAGTCCGCCTTGATGAAGCGGACCTTCCGCAATTGCGCGATCATCTCCGGGCTGATCGAGCGGCGGCATCCGGGCAAGGAAAAATCTGGCCGGCAGATCACCATGAGCTCGGACCTGATCTATGACGTGCTCTACCAGCACGAGCCCGATCACATCCTCATCCAGGCGACGCGGCGCGATGCGGCGCGCGGGCTGCTCGATATCGAGCGGCTGGGCGACATGCTGCGGCGCATCAAAGGCCATATCGTCCACAAGCCGCTGCTGCAGATTTCTCCGCTCGCCGTGCCTGTTATGCTCGATATCGGCAAGGAGCCGATTTTCGGGGAAGGCCGCGAATCGGCTATGGCTGATGCAGCCGATGAATTGATGCGCGAGGCCCTTGGGCAAAGTTGA
- a CDS encoding DUF6460 domain-containing protein, with protein sequence MTDQRTEPRPSAIERFFGGSPGGVIVRLLLISLVVGFMMSVFGVDVQSVVRDAVTLFRETLRDGFGIFRNLGGYILTGAALVVPIWLLIRLSKGR encoded by the coding sequence ATGACCGATCAACGCACCGAACCGCGGCCCAGTGCCATCGAGCGCTTCTTCGGCGGCAGCCCGGGCGGCGTCATCGTCCGCCTCCTGCTGATCTCGCTGGTCGTCGGCTTCATGATGAGCGTCTTCGGCGTCGACGTGCAGTCTGTCGTTCGCGACGCGGTCACCCTCTTCCGCGAAACGCTGCGCGACGGCTTCGGCATCTTCCGCAATCTGGGCGGCTACATCCTCACCGGTGCGGCTCTTGTCGTGCCGATCTGGCTGCTCATCCGTCTGAGCAAGGGGCGCTAA